The following proteins come from a genomic window of Microbacterium sp. SY138:
- a CDS encoding WYL domain-containing protein: MLETSARLLELLSLLQLRRDWTSSALADRLGVSTRTVRADIGKLRSLGYPVDARPGVAGGYRLAAGAAMPPLLLDDDEAVAVAVGLGAAATWRLGVEETSLTALAKLEQVMPARLRRRVDAIRKATSVVPGAEPPLDLAALSTVAAAIRGHERLRFGYTKPGGSEEPRHTEPQRLVSWGPVWYLLAWDLDRDDWRIFRVDRMVPRGPTGARFRPRAIPEGDVVEYVVRRVTETSTS, encoded by the coding sequence ATGCTCGAGACCTCGGCCCGTCTGCTGGAACTGCTGTCGTTGCTTCAGCTCAGACGGGACTGGACGAGTTCCGCACTCGCCGACCGACTGGGTGTGAGCACGAGGACCGTGCGCGCCGACATCGGCAAGCTCCGCTCGCTCGGCTATCCCGTGGACGCGCGACCCGGAGTCGCCGGCGGGTACCGGCTGGCCGCGGGGGCGGCGATGCCTCCACTGCTGCTCGACGATGACGAAGCCGTCGCCGTCGCGGTCGGGCTGGGGGCGGCGGCAACCTGGCGGCTCGGCGTCGAAGAGACCTCGCTCACCGCCCTCGCCAAGCTGGAGCAGGTGATGCCCGCCCGCCTCCGCCGCCGTGTCGACGCGATCCGGAAGGCGACCAGCGTGGTTCCCGGAGCCGAACCCCCACTCGATCTCGCAGCACTCAGCACGGTCGCCGCGGCGATCCGCGGTCATGAACGGCTCCGCTTCGGCTACACGAAGCCGGGTGGCAGCGAAGAGCCGCGACACACCGAACCACAGCGGCTGGTGAGCTGGGGGCCGGTCTGGTACCTGCTCGCCTGGGACCTGGATCGAGACGACTGGCGCATCTTCCGCGTCGATCGCATGGTGCCGCGCGGGCCTACCGGGGCACGCTTCCGTCCCCGCGCGATCCCGGAGGGCGATGTCGTCGAGTACGTCGTGCGTCGTGTCACGGAGACCTCCACTTCGTGA
- a CDS encoding epoxide hydrolase: MTQNTSLTPFRIDIPQDTVDDLHDRLTRTRWPLAVPGRDDRADFRRGTPLPYLKELAEYWRDGFDWRAQEATLNMHEQFTTVIEGQTFHVLHARSTNPQATPLLLSDSWPASFVEYLRLIPLLTDEFHVVIPSLPGLGFSNPLSGTGWDLARTAEAYAEIMTRFGYDRFATHGTDVGTGITGRLAGIHPDRVIGTHFGSDRVWLGLVGNMFPAPDGLSEEELAQLEAAHVASAAERGYIGMHNHRPDTIGPALTDSPVGQLAWIVEKFARRIDSGHRAPDVDRDQLLTNVSLYWFTHSGASIAQFFYESEHAELDFAVPAGVPAGWAVFDAHPLIRRTMDPTGAIGHWSEFTEGGHFPAMEEPELLAEDIRKFFRSLA, from the coding sequence ATGACCCAGAACACCTCTCTCACCCCTTTCCGCATCGACATCCCGCAGGACACCGTCGACGACCTTCACGATCGCCTGACCCGTACACGGTGGCCGCTTGCCGTGCCCGGTCGAGACGATCGCGCCGACTTCCGTCGGGGCACCCCGCTTCCGTATCTGAAGGAGCTCGCCGAGTACTGGCGCGACGGCTTCGACTGGCGGGCGCAGGAGGCGACCCTCAACATGCACGAGCAGTTCACCACGGTCATCGAAGGCCAGACGTTCCACGTGCTCCACGCGCGGTCGACGAACCCGCAAGCCACGCCGCTGCTCCTCAGCGACAGTTGGCCGGCGTCGTTCGTCGAGTACCTACGACTGATCCCGTTGCTGACCGACGAGTTCCACGTGGTCATCCCGTCGTTGCCCGGCCTGGGCTTCTCGAACCCGCTGTCCGGTACCGGGTGGGACCTCGCACGGACGGCGGAAGCCTACGCCGAGATCATGACACGCTTCGGCTACGACCGGTTCGCGACCCACGGCACCGACGTCGGCACGGGCATCACCGGACGACTTGCAGGGATCCACCCCGACCGCGTCATCGGCACCCACTTCGGCAGCGACCGCGTATGGCTCGGGCTGGTCGGCAACATGTTCCCCGCCCCCGATGGCCTGTCAGAGGAAGAGCTCGCCCAGCTCGAGGCCGCACACGTCGCGAGTGCGGCAGAGCGCGGCTACATCGGCATGCACAACCATCGACCGGACACGATCGGACCGGCGCTCACGGACTCGCCCGTCGGTCAGCTCGCGTGGATCGTCGAGAAGTTCGCCCGCAGGATCGACAGCGGCCACCGGGCACCGGACGTCGATCGCGACCAGCTCCTGACGAATGTCAGCCTGTACTGGTTCACCCACAGTGGCGCTTCAATCGCTCAGTTCTTCTACGAGTCCGAGCACGCCGAGCTCGACTTCGCCGTGCCGGCAGGGGTACCGGCCGGCTGGGCTGTCTTCGACGCGCATCCGCTCATTCGGCGCACGATGGATCCGACCGGCGCCATCGGCCATTGGAGCGAGTTCACCGAGGGCGGGCACTTCCCGGCGATGGAGGAGCCGGAGCTTCTCGCCGAGGACATCCGGAAGTTCTTCCGCAGTCTCGCCTGA
- a CDS encoding class I SAM-dependent methyltransferase codes for MANDSGSDVRIRDGYAARATEYTELFGDIGQMDDIDRERIGRWADGIDGRILDVGCGPGHWTAFLVDRGADAEGIDLVPEFVDDASARFPQVPYRVASLTDADVPAGSLGGVLAWYSLIHAAPDELPSLLAAARRAIREGGHLLIGFFDGKDGEPFPHAVTTAHYWSVDGMSALLECAGFSVLDSDARVQDERRPHASISAVAF; via the coding sequence TTGGCGAATGACTCCGGGAGCGACGTGCGCATCCGAGACGGCTATGCCGCGCGTGCCACCGAGTACACGGAGCTGTTCGGGGACATCGGGCAGATGGATGACATCGACCGGGAGCGCATCGGACGCTGGGCGGATGGCATCGACGGGCGCATTCTCGATGTCGGCTGCGGACCCGGGCACTGGACCGCCTTCCTCGTCGATCGAGGCGCTGACGCCGAGGGCATCGACCTCGTGCCGGAATTCGTCGACGATGCCTCCGCACGGTTCCCGCAGGTGCCGTATCGGGTGGCGTCACTGACCGACGCCGACGTCCCGGCGGGCTCACTCGGTGGCGTGCTCGCCTGGTACTCGCTGATCCATGCGGCTCCGGATGAGTTGCCGTCCCTGCTCGCGGCCGCTCGGCGCGCGATCCGCGAGGGCGGTCACCTGCTGATCGGGTTCTTCGACGGGAAGGACGGCGAACCTTTCCCGCACGCGGTCACCACGGCGCACTACTGGTCGGTGGACGGGATGTCGGCGCTGCTCGAATGCGCGGGGTTCTCCGTGCTCGACAGCGATGCGCGGGTACAGGACGAACGGCGCCCGCACGCGTCGATCAGCGCCGTCGCGTTCTGA
- a CDS encoding Chromate resistance protein ChrB, translating to MTNLDRWLVLLVQVPATPSRHRVAVWRELRQFGAVPAGQGTWVVPEVPACVAGVERARALAQRGDGTILVLRTQADGGDTAALRELFDAARADDWTEFIADCKKYEAEIAREIDKKKFTLAELEEEEQSLDRLQRWHRTIRSRDVFGSP from the coding sequence GTGACGAATCTCGATCGTTGGCTCGTGCTCCTGGTCCAGGTGCCCGCAACTCCCTCGAGGCACCGTGTCGCGGTCTGGCGAGAGCTGCGCCAGTTCGGAGCGGTCCCTGCGGGGCAGGGAACCTGGGTGGTCCCGGAGGTTCCGGCGTGCGTCGCGGGAGTCGAGCGCGCCCGCGCCCTCGCTCAGCGCGGCGACGGCACCATCCTCGTACTCCGCACCCAGGCAGACGGGGGCGACACCGCCGCGCTTCGAGAACTCTTCGATGCTGCGCGGGCCGATGACTGGACGGAGTTCATCGCCGACTGCAAGAAGTACGAGGCCGAGATCGCGCGCGAGATCGACAAGAAGAAGTTCACTCTTGCCGAGCTCGAAGAGGAGGAGCAGAGCCTCGATCGCCTGCAGCGGTGGCATCGCACCATTCGCAGCCGCGACGTGTTCGGATCCCCTTGA
- a CDS encoding MFS transporter, translating to MSEPAVAARTIAPLYAAGFVTAFGAHSIAAGIGATGQDIGLDLLRMGALLAVYDLAEVFLKPVFGSLADRIGAKPVIVFGLLAFGIVSLVGLWSSNTIALAVARLGQGAAASAFSPASSATVARLAAPGAKGRYFGRYGSWKGLGYTLGPLIGAALIFTGGFALLFTILSAVAILTAFWVAVTLPRLDPLPRPRYTVADLVRQTTERGFLVPTLALAASTGALGASIGFLPAMASGQDAPLLASIALASVLALSSTLTQPWAGRLRDSAHMSDRAGMALGLATITTGTMTAALVPALPGLYVAAGLLGIGIGFATPFAFAHLADTTPHERMGRTMGTAELGRELGDAGGPVLVGGIAVAATLPIGLAALALVVAAAGVSTRMLPRFPETTRDPRRPRD from the coding sequence GTGAGCGAGCCGGCGGTCGCCGCGCGGACGATCGCCCCGCTCTACGCCGCGGGGTTCGTCACTGCGTTCGGCGCCCACAGCATCGCGGCCGGCATCGGGGCGACGGGGCAGGACATTGGTCTCGACCTCCTGCGGATGGGCGCGCTCCTGGCTGTCTACGACCTCGCCGAGGTGTTCCTCAAGCCGGTTTTCGGTTCGCTGGCCGACCGCATCGGCGCCAAACCCGTGATCGTCTTCGGGCTCCTCGCCTTCGGGATCGTGTCGCTCGTGGGGCTGTGGTCGTCGAACACCATCGCCCTCGCCGTCGCGCGGCTCGGGCAGGGCGCGGCGGCGTCGGCATTCTCGCCGGCCTCTTCTGCAACGGTCGCACGGCTCGCAGCCCCGGGCGCGAAGGGGCGATACTTCGGCAGATACGGTTCCTGGAAGGGACTCGGCTACACGCTGGGTCCACTCATCGGCGCCGCACTGATCTTCACGGGTGGCTTCGCGCTCCTCTTCACCATTCTGAGCGCCGTCGCGATCCTGACCGCGTTCTGGGTGGCGGTCACCCTCCCCCGCCTCGATCCCCTCCCGCGCCCGCGTTACACCGTCGCAGACCTCGTCCGCCAGACGACCGAGCGGGGGTTCCTCGTGCCTACCCTGGCCCTGGCAGCCTCCACAGGGGCACTCGGCGCATCGATCGGCTTCCTCCCCGCCATGGCGAGCGGCCAGGACGCGCCATTGCTCGCGAGCATCGCGCTCGCGTCCGTCCTGGCACTGAGTTCGACGCTCACTCAACCCTGGGCCGGAAGACTGCGCGACAGCGCCCATATGAGCGATCGAGCGGGGATGGCGCTGGGCCTTGCGACCATCACCACCGGCACCATGACGGCCGCACTCGTCCCCGCACTGCCCGGGCTCTACGTCGCCGCGGGACTTCTCGGAATCGGGATCGGCTTCGCCACACCATTCGCGTTCGCACACCTCGCCGACACCACACCGCACGAGCGTATGGGCCGCACGATGGGCACGGCGGAGCTCGGGCGCGAACTCGGGGATGCCGGCGGGCCCGTGCTCGTCGGCGGCATCGCGGTCGCTGCGACACTGCCGATCGGACTCGCCGCGCTCGCACTCGTCGTCGCGGCGGCCGGAGTGTCGACGCGGATGCTCCCACGCTTCCCGGAAACGACCCGGGATCCCCGTCGACCGCGCGACTGA
- a CDS encoding DUF2165 domain-containing protein — MTTTDAPLRSPRWHLLGSLPFAAAALVLVNGLYIFLVALGNITDYGTNFDFVQHVLAMDTTNFGQDAGKGLDPDVMWRAIDNPVLWNIAYIGVIIWESLSAIVLIVAVVFFVRGFLGHGFHAARVWSSIGLVMIILLFVGGFISIGGEWFQMWRSTSWNGLDPAFRNSVIAGIGLVLLHLPSPRWDDAPPRRNAAR, encoded by the coding sequence ATGACTACGACCGACGCACCGCTGCGCTCACCTCGTTGGCACCTTCTCGGCTCGCTGCCCTTCGCCGCAGCCGCGCTCGTCCTCGTGAACGGGCTCTACATCTTCCTCGTCGCCCTCGGCAACATCACCGACTACGGCACGAACTTCGACTTCGTGCAGCATGTGCTGGCGATGGACACCACGAACTTCGGTCAGGATGCCGGAAAAGGTCTCGACCCTGACGTGATGTGGCGGGCGATCGACAATCCCGTGCTGTGGAACATCGCGTACATCGGCGTGATCATCTGGGAGTCGCTGAGCGCGATCGTCCTGATCGTCGCGGTCGTGTTCTTCGTGCGCGGATTCCTCGGCCACGGCTTCCACGCCGCCCGCGTGTGGTCGTCGATCGGACTCGTGATGATCATCCTGCTCTTCGTGGGCGGATTCATCTCCATCGGCGGCGAGTGGTTCCAGATGTGGCGCTCCACGTCGTGGAACGGGCTCGACCCCGCCTTCCGCAACTCCGTGATCGCCGGCATCGGTCTGGTGCTGCTGCACCTCCCGTCACCCCGATGGGATGACGCTCCGCCTCGGCGCAACGCCGCCCGATAG
- a CDS encoding VanZ family protein — protein sequence MAHSAHSRPSSGPRFLVAGLAALAVVAVTLTPRRFASPARALFMDLAHVFAAPLVEPMTFIEVESTLNALLFVPLGAAVALALSRRLWMLAPVLVFCASFAIESVQAAIPGRVPDVQDIVWNTIGGIIGAVAVGIVRGLWALGRRRS from the coding sequence ATGGCTCACTCCGCTCACTCTCGCCCGTCGTCCGGCCCGCGGTTCCTCGTCGCGGGCCTCGCGGCTCTGGCGGTCGTCGCCGTCACGCTGACGCCGCGCCGGTTCGCGAGCCCTGCTCGTGCGCTCTTCATGGACCTCGCCCATGTCTTCGCGGCGCCTCTGGTCGAGCCGATGACCTTCATCGAGGTGGAGAGCACCCTCAACGCACTGCTCTTCGTCCCTCTCGGAGCCGCGGTGGCGCTTGCGCTCAGCCGGCGGCTCTGGATGCTCGCGCCCGTGCTCGTCTTCTGTGCGTCGTTCGCGATCGAGAGTGTCCAGGCCGCGATCCCTGGGCGTGTCCCTGACGTGCAGGACATCGTGTGGAACACGATCGGCGGGATCATCGGCGCCGTCGCGGTGGGAATCGTGCGAGGGCTCTGGGCCCTGGGGCGACGGCGTTCGTGA
- the dnaB gene encoding replicative DNA helicase, with the protein MGAKRAPERTPPHDLLAEQSALGGMLLSKDAVADVIETLKGADFYIPKHELIFEAILSLYSHGEPTDVVAVTDELIKTGELGRAGGADYLHTLTSIVPTAANAGYYAGIVSERAILRRLVDAGTRIVQLGYAGEGDATDIVNNAQAEIYSITGSETAEDYVPLQIAVDAALEEIEAASGRDGSMTGVPTGFKELDELTNGLHGGQMIVVAARPAMGKSTLALDFARAASIGHNLPSVFFSLEMGKSEIAMRLLSAEGAIPLQNMRKGNLDPRDWTTVAATRGRINDAPLYIDDSPNMTLVEIRAKCRRLKQREGLRMVIIDYLQLMTSGKRVESRQQEVSEFSRSLKLIAKELQVPVIALSQLNRGPEQRTDKKPAISDLRESGSIEQDADMVILLHRDSVYDKDVRPGEADLIVAKHRNGPTATITVAFQGHYSRFMDMAPGGDFN; encoded by the coding sequence ATGGGCGCGAAGCGCGCGCCGGAGCGCACGCCTCCCCACGACCTTCTCGCCGAGCAGAGTGCGCTGGGCGGAATGCTCCTGTCGAAGGATGCGGTCGCCGATGTGATCGAGACGCTCAAGGGTGCCGACTTCTACATCCCGAAGCACGAGCTCATCTTCGAGGCCATCCTCTCGCTGTACTCGCACGGTGAGCCCACCGATGTCGTCGCCGTCACAGACGAGCTCATCAAGACAGGCGAGCTCGGCCGCGCCGGCGGTGCCGACTACCTGCACACGCTGACGTCGATCGTCCCCACGGCGGCCAACGCCGGCTACTACGCGGGCATCGTCTCCGAGCGCGCGATCCTGCGCCGGCTCGTCGATGCGGGCACGCGCATCGTGCAGCTCGGGTACGCCGGTGAGGGCGATGCGACCGACATCGTCAACAACGCGCAGGCCGAGATCTACTCGATCACCGGATCCGAGACCGCCGAGGACTACGTCCCGCTGCAGATCGCCGTCGACGCCGCGCTCGAGGAGATCGAGGCCGCCAGCGGCCGCGACGGATCGATGACCGGAGTGCCGACCGGCTTCAAAGAGCTCGACGAACTGACGAACGGCCTCCACGGCGGGCAGATGATCGTCGTCGCCGCTCGACCCGCCATGGGTAAGTCCACGCTCGCGCTCGACTTCGCGCGCGCCGCATCCATCGGCCACAACCTCCCCTCCGTCTTCTTCTCCCTCGAGATGGGCAAGAGCGAGATCGCCATGCGTTTGCTCAGCGCCGAGGGTGCGATCCCGCTGCAGAACATGCGAAAGGGAAACCTCGACCCGCGCGACTGGACCACCGTCGCCGCGACCCGAGGGCGCATCAACGACGCCCCGCTCTACATCGACGACAGCCCGAACATGACGCTCGTCGAGATCCGCGCGAAGTGCCGTCGACTGAAGCAGCGCGAAGGACTGCGCATGGTCATCATCGACTACCTGCAGCTGATGACCTCGGGCAAGCGCGTCGAGTCGCGTCAGCAGGAGGTCTCGGAGTTCTCCCGAAGCCTCAAGCTCATCGCCAAGGAGTTGCAGGTTCCGGTCATCGCCCTCTCGCAACTGAACCGTGGTCCCGAGCAGCGCACCGACAAGAAGCCCGCGATCAGCGACCTGCGAGAGTCGGGCTCGATCGAGCAGGACGCCGACATGGTCATCCTGCTGCACCGCGACTCGGTGTACGACAAAGACGTGCGTCCGGGCGAAGCCGACCTGATCGTGGCCAAGCACCGTAACGGTCCGACCGCCACGATCACCGTCGCGTTCCAGGGGCACTACTCGCGCTTCATGGACATGGCCCCCGGCGGCGACTTCAACTGA
- a CDS encoding amidohydrolase family protein, whose protein sequence is MPGIDDLVAIDVHTHPQTEEFIAAMGQRHSQMSAHFGRERPVVSFAEQADQYRDRKMMAVIVNSDSETTSGIKGAPNDLLGKAQQDHPDVFLAFAGIDPWKGEAAVAEIRRMHAEYGIKGVGELNPSRQKFLANDRRFFPIWETCAELGLVVMFHSGFPGAGAGTPGGGGYRLENARPVPYIDDVAAEFPELNIISAHPAWPWHLENLAMVWHKSNVYLDLSGWAPKYLPPEVVRYADSLISDRVLFGSDWPVMTADRWMAEFDELGLKEESRRKILLDNARTLFRL, encoded by the coding sequence ATGCCCGGTATCGACGACCTCGTCGCGATCGACGTCCACACCCACCCGCAGACCGAGGAGTTCATCGCGGCGATGGGCCAGCGGCACTCCCAGATGTCGGCGCACTTCGGGCGCGAGCGGCCGGTGGTGTCGTTCGCCGAGCAGGCCGATCAGTACCGCGACCGCAAGATGATGGCCGTGATCGTGAACTCCGACTCGGAGACCACGAGCGGAATCAAGGGTGCACCGAACGACCTCCTCGGCAAGGCGCAGCAGGACCACCCCGATGTGTTCCTCGCCTTCGCCGGCATCGACCCGTGGAAGGGCGAGGCCGCGGTCGCCGAGATCCGTCGGATGCACGCCGAGTACGGCATCAAGGGCGTCGGCGAGCTCAACCCGTCGCGGCAGAAGTTCCTCGCCAACGACCGTCGCTTCTTCCCGATCTGGGAGACCTGCGCTGAACTCGGGCTCGTGGTGATGTTCCACTCCGGGTTCCCCGGCGCCGGTGCGGGTACTCCCGGTGGCGGCGGATATCGGCTCGAGAACGCCCGCCCTGTGCCGTACATCGACGACGTGGCTGCAGAGTTCCCCGAGCTGAACATCATCAGCGCGCACCCGGCATGGCCGTGGCACCTCGAGAACCTGGCGATGGTGTGGCACAAGTCGAACGTGTACCTCGACCTGTCGGGGTGGGCGCCGAAGTACCTGCCGCCCGAGGTGGTCCGCTACGCCGACTCGCTGATCTCCGACCGGGTGCTCTTCGGGTCGGATTGGCCCGTGATGACCGCCGACCGCTGGATGGCCGAGTTCGACGAGCTCGGGCTCAAGGAGGAATCGCGTCGGAAGATCCTGCTCGACAACGCACGCACGCTGTTCCGACTGTGA
- a CDS encoding CaiB/BaiF CoA-transferase family protein, with translation MTNSASPGAGALAGIRVVELGQYISGPFAAKLLADLGADVVKVESPEGDPMRRWEGRATMSPQFAAYNRGKRGVVLDLKSAEGLAALFGLVDDADIVLDNFRPGVAERLGFGPDALHERNPRVITCSITGFGPTGPAAKRPAYDTVISATGGMYSQVVPASTIRPLGPAFSDLLSGMSAVQAVLAALHARDVSGVGEHVEVTMVGALLDFLTESASAFLETGQVSSPDSRPRRAQAYACRGSDDKAFVIHMSVPEKFWTGLLDVLERPDLADDPRFSTREARVRNYDELDVVVKEIAATRPRQYWLDRLAAHDIPHGPLNTMGDLFDDPQIASMGLVEEIEGPDGALRVPVPSIRFQRSGRPELRYAPALGADTEEITGLRTGSDPESEPARAKEGAA, from the coding sequence GTGACGAATTCCGCATCACCCGGCGCGGGTGCGCTGGCCGGGATCCGCGTGGTCGAGCTGGGCCAGTACATCTCGGGTCCGTTCGCGGCCAAGCTGCTCGCCGACCTCGGCGCCGACGTCGTCAAGGTCGAGTCGCCCGAGGGGGACCCGATGCGCCGATGGGAGGGGCGGGCGACCATGAGTCCCCAGTTCGCCGCCTACAACCGGGGCAAGCGCGGGGTCGTGCTCGACCTCAAGAGCGCCGAGGGGCTCGCTGCGCTGTTCGGCCTGGTCGACGATGCCGACATCGTGCTGGACAACTTCCGCCCCGGTGTCGCCGAGCGGCTCGGGTTCGGCCCCGATGCGCTGCACGAACGCAACCCGCGGGTGATCACGTGCTCGATCACCGGTTTCGGCCCCACCGGGCCGGCCGCGAAGCGCCCTGCCTACGACACCGTGATCTCGGCGACCGGGGGAATGTACAGCCAGGTGGTCCCGGCCTCCACGATCCGTCCGCTGGGGCCTGCGTTCTCCGATCTGCTGTCGGGGATGTCGGCCGTACAGGCCGTGCTCGCCGCCCTGCATGCCCGTGACGTCAGCGGGGTGGGCGAGCATGTCGAGGTCACGATGGTGGGTGCCCTGCTCGACTTCCTCACCGAGTCCGCTTCGGCGTTCCTCGAGACCGGACAGGTCTCATCGCCCGACTCGCGTCCGCGCCGCGCGCAGGCCTACGCCTGCCGGGGGTCCGACGACAAGGCCTTTGTGATCCATATGTCGGTGCCGGAGAAGTTCTGGACCGGACTGCTCGACGTGCTCGAGCGGCCCGATCTCGCCGACGACCCGCGCTTCTCGACCCGGGAAGCGCGCGTGCGCAACTATGATGAGCTCGACGTGGTGGTCAAGGAGATCGCCGCCACCCGACCCCGGCAGTACTGGCTCGACCGGCTCGCCGCGCACGACATCCCGCACGGTCCGCTGAACACGATGGGCGACCTGTTCGACGATCCGCAGATCGCGAGCATGGGTCTGGTCGAGGAGATCGAGGGGCCTGATGGCGCGCTGCGCGTCCCGGTGCCCAGCATCCGGTTCCAGCGGTCCGGTCGACCCGAGCTGCGATACGCGCCGGCGCTCGGCGCCGACACCGAGGAGATCACGGGACTGCGGACCGGCTCCGACCCCGAATCCGAACCCGCACGAGCGAAGGAAGGGGCAGCCTGA
- a CDS encoding alcohol dehydrogenase catalytic domain-containing protein has protein sequence MRAAVLSRHDLDGLTVAVADVPAPGDGEVLVRVETVGVNQLDLNVIAGVGPGARAQLPRILGIDPAGEIIAIGAGVDQKRIGQTVVVKPNIACGQCAHCQAGDEADCPNQTVVGVHRDGGAAEYVVVPSRNAIDRHGLDAAQATAVVHSASIVINAVRTVALAAGDRVLVTGAGGTLGRAAVAIALARGAQVVAASRRTLAPLGDEQLIQASGAPALAAALDGGEGFDVVLDVSGHAPTLSAGISALRWGGRAVFCAASVDSDLRIDARDFYLRRKRLSGVASARYDDVAEALALAAAGALPSLVGRRYALDDIATAYRDFPRKGDGKVVVDVR, from the coding sequence ATGCGTGCCGCCGTGCTGAGCCGTCATGACCTGGACGGGCTGACCGTCGCGGTCGCGGATGTCCCGGCACCCGGCGACGGCGAAGTGCTCGTGCGCGTGGAGACGGTCGGGGTGAATCAGCTCGACCTCAACGTCATCGCCGGTGTCGGCCCAGGAGCACGGGCGCAGCTGCCTCGCATCCTCGGGATCGACCCGGCCGGCGAGATCATCGCCATCGGAGCGGGTGTCGACCAGAAGCGGATCGGCCAGACCGTGGTGGTCAAACCCAACATCGCCTGCGGGCAGTGCGCCCATTGCCAGGCCGGAGACGAAGCCGATTGCCCGAACCAGACCGTCGTCGGCGTGCACCGCGACGGGGGCGCCGCCGAGTACGTCGTCGTCCCCTCCCGCAACGCGATCGACCGCCACGGCCTCGACGCGGCACAGGCGACCGCCGTGGTGCACAGTGCCTCCATCGTGATCAACGCCGTGCGCACGGTCGCGCTCGCCGCGGGCGACAGGGTGCTCGTCACCGGCGCGGGCGGCACCCTCGGCCGTGCGGCGGTGGCCATCGCGCTCGCTCGCGGGGCCCAGGTCGTCGCCGCGTCGCGCCGTACTCTCGCACCGCTCGGAGACGAGCAGCTCATCCAGGCTTCGGGAGCTCCCGCGCTGGCGGCGGCCCTCGACGGGGGAGAGGGGTTCGACGTCGTGCTCGATGTCTCCGGCCACGCTCCGACCCTGAGCGCCGGGATCTCGGCGTTGCGGTGGGGAGGTCGGGCCGTGTTCTGCGCGGCATCCGTCGACAGCGACCTGCGCATCGACGCCCGCGACTTCTACCTGCGTCGCAAGCGGCTGTCGGGTGTGGCCAGCGCACGCTACGACGATGTGGCCGAGGCTCTCGCGCTCGCCGCCGCCGGGGCCCTGCCCTCGCTCGTCGGCCGCCGCTACGCGCTGGACGACATCGCCACGGCGTATCGCGATTTCCCCCGCAAGGGCGACGGGAAGGTCGTCGTCGATGTGCGCTGA
- a CDS encoding ABC transporter substrate-binding protein — protein MRTTRNRLGIAAVGGAAALTLLAACASPTPTPEGPVDLGDGEPGAAEDTSITVAIPFPDITMYSMFVLASDLGYYEDEGLTVEVITADNVTAAVASGSADIGVESTGTVIDAIRGGVEIDLVSGHYCRQNFDFAVQSDVKSVDDLDGTSIVLAGTPGDPAEFQRAQVLKEEGWDVASVDTEVVYPGPDRSRGRSSSSTTRSACSRSTPTTGQHSKLTARTSWSSRCATGRTTCRSPARSGRRRIRIPSSGSCGPR, from the coding sequence ATGCGCACGACACGAAACAGACTCGGCATCGCCGCGGTCGGGGGCGCAGCAGCACTGACGCTGCTCGCCGCCTGCGCCTCGCCGACGCCGACACCGGAAGGACCCGTCGACCTCGGCGACGGCGAACCCGGAGCCGCGGAGGACACCAGCATCACGGTGGCCATCCCCTTCCCCGACATCACGATGTACTCGATGTTCGTCCTGGCGTCCGACCTCGGCTACTACGAAGACGAGGGCCTCACCGTCGAGGTCATCACCGCCGACAACGTCACGGCCGCCGTCGCCAGCGGCAGTGCCGACATCGGCGTCGAGTCGACCGGCACCGTGATCGACGCCATCCGCGGCGGTGTCGAGATCGATCTGGTCTCCGGCCACTACTGCCGGCAGAACTTCGACTTCGCGGTGCAGTCCGACGTGAAGAGCGTCGACGACCTCGACGGCACGTCGATCGTGCTGGCCGGCACTCCCGGCGACCCGGCCGAGTTCCAGCGCGCCCAGGTGTTGAAGGAGGAGGGCTGGGACGTCGCATCCGTCGACACTGAGGTCGTCTACCCGGGCCCGGATCGGAGTCGTGGACGGAGTTCTTCGTCAACGACAAGATCAGCCTGCAGCCGTTCTACGCCGACGACAGGGCAGCACTCGAAGCTCACGGCGCGAACATCGTGGTCGAGTCGCTGCGCAACTGGGCGAACGACGTGCAGATCGCCGGCACGAAGTGGGCGCAGGAGAATCCGAATACCCTCGTCCGGTTCCTGCGGGCCACGCTGA
- a CDS encoding Txe/YoeB family addiction module toxin translates to MAFDPHGWEDYTYWQGQDRKTLRRINQLIADVLRDPFEGIGKPEPLKHVLSGAWSRRIDQANRLVYYVSDEQIVILQARDHY, encoded by the coding sequence TTGGCCTTCGACCCCCATGGGTGGGAGGACTACACGTACTGGCAGGGCCAGGATCGCAAGACGCTGAGGCGGATCAACCAGCTCATCGCCGACGTTCTCCGTGATCCCTTCGAGGGCATCGGGAAACCGGAGCCGCTGAAGCACGTGCTCTCCGGGGCGTGGTCCCGCCGCATCGACCAGGCCAATCGCCTCGTCTACTACGTGAGCGACGAGCAGATCGTCATTCTCCAGGCTCGCGACCACTACTAG